The genomic DNA GCTGTGTCAGAGTCCGCCCCTACAGGTGAGGCCATTACGACTAAAACTGCAAAGCAACACGACGACGCTCCGACACCACGGAAGCGCAACAAACGTAAGAGTTCTGCTCACTTGAAAGCAGTTCCTGAAACGTTGGCGCTCCGCGATTTGATCAAGGCTGATGCCGAGGCGTTCGCTAAAACGCTCGACAAAGCGAATGCATTTACGCGTAGCGACCTTGAGCAATGGGGCAGAGAATTCCTGAAGAAGATCGACCAGCCCGAGAAATATCTCGGCTTTGCTATGGTCATGATCGGGAACTATTTCTGGAAGCGACAGTTTCTGGCGACACCTTTCGAGCGACGAATGCTGCTGTTGCCGCATTGCTTGAAGCACGCAGAAGGGTGCCCTGCGGACTACGATGAGTTCGGACTTGATTGTGAAAAATGTGGAGCCTGCTCCATTGCGGACTACAAAGTCCGAGCTGATCAATTGGGGTATAAAGTCCTCGTGGCTGAAGGGTCACCGATTGTCCTGAAGATTATTGTCGAAGGCTACGTCGACGGAATCCTTGGCGTCGCCTGTTTGAACGTCCTGGAAAAAGCGATTGATAAAGTCCTGATCGCTGGCGTCCCATCGTTCGCGGTTCCGCTTCATTCGAGCGACTGCAAAAATACATCCCTCGACGAATCCTGGGTCTGGGAAGTTCTCGATAAGTACGAGCCATTAGAAGAACAGGAAACTCGCAGCTACGTTCCGCTCATGCGGAGTTCCGTCGACATCTTCACAAAACAGTTTGATGAACTTCTCCCTCGTGTTCGCAGCAACACACCCGAGAAGGCCAAGTCACCACTTGGGATGACAGAAGACATCGCCTACGACTGGCTTTCAAATGGTGGAAAGAGATTCCGTCCATTCATCACGTTGGCTGCCTACGACGCCGCCACGGGTGGAGAGATTGTGAACGGGCGACATGACCGAGACAATCCTGTTCAATTCTCACCTGCGATTTCTAAAGTGGCAATGGCGATTGAAGCCTTCCACAAAGCCTCCTTAATTCATGATGACATCCAGGACAACGACTTGTATCGCTACGGTCGGGAAACACTGCATCGGACACAGGGAATCGGCCCAGCTATCAACATCGGTGACTATCTGATCGGTCTGGGGTATCGGCTTGTTAATGAGTCTCGTGAAGAACTTGGCAGCGACGTCGCTTGCGACATTCTCGACAGTATGGCAGCAGCTCACATCAAGCTTTGTGATGGTCAAGGGGCTGAGATGGCCTGGCAGGACTCTCCTGACTGGGACATCACGCCGCTTGACGCTCTGCAAATTTACGCGTTAAAAACATCTCCAGCTTTTGAAGCGGCTCTGTTTTCTGGCTTGCGAATGGCAGGAGAGGTCGATCCTTACCGCGAGATAATCCCACAATTCAGTCGTCAGCTCGGAGTCGGCTTTCAGATCCTCAACGACCTGAAAGACTGGCAGGGAGATGACCACAACAAACTGGTTGCTGGTCAGGATGCCCTCGCACTGCGTCCGACCATTCTACTGGCCCTGGCACTCCAGCTTGCTACGCCAGAGCAGCGTATCGAGATTCGCGAAATCTACGAATCCTCGGGCAACGATCTCATGAGGATCGGTAAGCTTCGAAAAATCTTCGTTTCTTGTGGCGCATTCGAAAAAGCCGAGGGCTTGATCGAAAAGTCACGCGAACGCTCGGAAGCACTCGCAGACTCTGTTGAATCGGACGAGATTCGTCAGTTGTTGTACTTCTTTGTTGATTCAATTCTGGCTGAAGAAGGTGAGCCGACACCACTGGAACAACAGCAAGCTGCCGACTCAATGTTAGTCTCCCTTCCGATTGTCTCTTAGAGCAGTTTGGACGACCGTCTGCCCATTAACAGGGTAAGCACGCCCGTGGTGTGGTGAACATGCCAATCGGTTTCGTTGATGGAATCGTTGCGGCAATTCTTTTTTGAGTTTGATTTTTAAACCGCAAAGTTCCGAACGGCAAACCTTTCCTCTACGCAAGCAGTGCGTCAGCAGTCTTCGTTTTCTTTCATGATTGCTTCAAAGGCAATCATGAAGATTTCAAACTCGTGTTGGCAGCAGATGCAATGCTCCAAGTGAACTTTCACTGCTTGAAGTTGCTCGCACGGCGTCAGCCCTTGAAGATGCTCTTCGGCGTATTGAGCGACATATTTCAGGCACTCGTCGCAATCAATCGTTTCGTCATCGCAGGTTTTGGAAACCAGATCCAGCAACTTTTCAAGTTTCTCGTTTGTTAAGTTCATCGTTACGCTCCTCCCGCCAGGATTCCCTGGATATCTTCACGAGAAACTCCCGAAGACTCGAAGGCTCGTTTCAACTTGGTTCGTGCATCGTGCATTGTTTTATAGACAGCATTTCGATTCGTCCCCAGACGATCTGCGATCGTTTCGACGGGCATGCCTCCCAGCAATGCCCGGATCACCGTCTGTTGGTGTTGAGTTAAGTCGGACTCAATGAGTCGACGCAAGTTTGCGTAAAGAATTTCTTTATCCAATGTCGCCGAAACTGTCACGGTGTCGGAATCTTCAAGCTCAACCACTTGTCCATCATCATGGTTGATGACTTGTTCCAATGAGACATCTTTGAAGTGCCGACGACGCATTTCGCTGACTGCAGTGCGAATGGCGATCGCCATGGCCCAGGTCGTGAATTGGCTGCGTCCCTCAAACGTCTCCAGACTATCTAGAATCCGCAGCAGCGCATCCTGAGTGATATCCTCAACGAAAGCGTTGTCCACGCCTTTGCTGGAGAGCGCTTTCTGTAAACCACGAATCAAGATCGCACGAAGCTGAGTGATCGCTTCGTCTCGATTCGCGCTTTCAGAATTGAGTCGTTCTACCCAATCGGTTTGAGAAACCATACTTACTAGTGCTTAGAAATATTTAGGTCTGCTCAAGAGCATTTTCAATGCTTTTCGTACCCGTGAAGTTCACTTTCATGACTTCAAAAGCTGTTCCCCACGAGGCAGAACACAAAAAACAACATTGGACATACTCTGGTCGTTTATTGTTGCTGGATGAGACACAGCAAGTCAAATCACTTTGCGGATTCCTGGAAATTCACAGGTTGTATCGATGCACTGAATCACTCAGTGGCTGCGTCTGGATGCTCGACGATCACTGTTGTACGAATGCCGCCACGTGGAGTGAACGCTGCTTCGATTTTCATCCAGCGTGGCTGGGTGGCTGCGACCAGAGCGTCCAGAATCAAGTTGGTCACCTGCTCGTAGAATGCACCGTGATTGCGATACTCCTGCAGGTAGAGTTTCAGCGACTTCAGCTCGACGCACTTCTGGTCGGGGATGTAGGAGATCGTCAACGTCCCGAAATCTGGCTGCCCGGTGACGGGGCACATCGACGTAAACTCTGGACAAACGGTATCGATTGTGTAAGTACGTTTCGGAAATGGATTTTCGAACGTTTCAAGAATATTTTGCGATGGGACTGTCATCATGTTTCCTGTGCAGAATTATTCAGCGAGAGCTTTTCGCGTCCTGTTGGACTTAAACCGAGAGGCGTCTTGACTGCATCCACAGGAGGGCATCCTGCTCAGCAGATCTCGCTGGCTCTCAATTCAGTTGAAGTGAACTAGTCGAACAATTCAAAATGAGTTTTCCACTGCTGCCTTGCAGCAAGCAGGTGATGTCGTATCAAGCAAGTTTTACGAGCGAGAGAAGCATTGAAAATGTTCTGTCGATGCGTGTTTCAATCGTAGCGGAATCAAGGAACGAACACGCGTCGGCGCGGTTCTTGAAGGAGGATAGAAGATGGCACGGGTGCGTCAAACGTGAGGGCTCGATTTCCCGGTCTTGATCATTCCTGTTCTTCGCGTAGCAGCAAGAGGGCACGAATACGTTCCGGGGCATTTTCCTGCTCTTTCGCAGAGGCGCCCGGTGCATCGCTGCTTCTCGATTGAGCAGAGGCCTTGCTCATCGGCTTCGTGGCCGCAGGTTCAGTCCCCTCCAAGACATTACGTCTGGGAGAAGGAGCATTTTTCAGATCTGCTGACTGCTCTCTCCGCATGCCTCCAGTAGCACGAATCGGAAGTGACGGAGGTGGTGGGGTCGGTTTCGGTCCAGAAAGAGAGTTCTCCTCCAAGAACGGCTCTGCGGAGTCAGGTGCCGGCTTAGCTGAATCGGAGTACATCGATGCTTTTGAAGTTTCGCGAACGGAACTCATATCGAATCGAAACTGCTGCTCGGTACTGATTGTTTTGACTCTGGATGTGCTCTCGTTTTCTTGAGAGGATTTCAGCTTCGATCGATCTAGCGTTCTCAGCTGATGACCGTCCGCCGGGGATGTTTTCACACCACGGGCTGCCATCGGTTGAGCGAAGTCCCTGCGAGTTAAAGAGTACTGCTGCTTTCGGGATTTCGCTTCTCCTGATTGTCCTAAGCCCGCTGCCTGTTCGGCCTCCTCCGAAACGAAGACCACAGCTTCGATGGCACTGACCTGGCTGAGAATTTCCTCGAAAACTGGCTCATCCAGATCTAAATAAATCGCAACGAGTTTTTGGTCCGAATCGAGTTTGGATTCGAAATCCTGTCCCACAGAGACCGCTTGAACGGAATGATTTTTCAGGAGCACCTGAAGTTGCCCCAAAGTTTTCTGAGCATCGATCACAGTAAAGTCGACAAGAATCGGGGAATCGCCATTCATAGCCACAACCGAAACTTCATCTCCCGACTTGGGAGTGTCACTCAGTGAGCTGAGACGATTTGCAATTGTTTCCTTATCGAGAGTGACAACTCGAGGGACAGCGGCGATCGTAAGATCATCAGCAGGAATAGTCTCCGAATTGAGTTCCATTGACGCCAAGGGGAAAGGTGGACTTTCCTTCAGAGCGATAGACGATTCGGAAGTCAATGCGCCAGCGTCCTTTAATGCCGACTCAGCTTCGCCGGCTGGGGCGTTGGTGAAAGCTACTGAATCAGCTTCCAGCCGATCACCGATTTCCGAATTCGCGGCCATTTCAAGCGGCATCTTTGCTTCACGTAACCGCAATGAGAACAGGCCCACAGCCACGAGCAACGAAGCAGCAATCAACCCATTCTTCCAGAGACGAGATGATCGAGACTTTTCCTCCGGCATGGAAGATGGAGACTTGGGTTGAACCGGACGACGTTGATTGACTTCAGACAGGACGGATTGAACAAAATCATCAGGAGCAGGGATGCGAGGGAGAGCTTGAATTGACTGGCTGAGGTCGGTCAGCTGATGGAGTTCAGACTGAAGTTCTGGCTGTTCCGCGAGAAGGCGCTCCACGAGCGCGGTCTCTTCAGGATTCGTTTCTCCATCGAGATAAGCAGATAACAGATCTTCTGAAAATGGTAACGCCATCGGGAAAACTCAGTTTAGCCTTTCGAATTGGAATCAACTCATGACGAGTGTTCCGTGATCTGGTTTCAGGGTTATGTTGTCTCGGGTTCTTTTTCAGTCATTCGTTCGAGGATCTCTCGCAGTTCAAGCCTTGCCCGGTGAATACGACTCCGGACCGTTCCAATCGGGCACCCCAGAACGGCAGCGATTTCGTCGTATCTCATGCCTTCCATTTCTTTAAGAATCAGCGAGTCCCGATAATCAGGTGCTAGCTGATTTAAGGCAGTTTGAACTTGTTGGATTTTCTCTTCAGTTTGCAAATTGTGGGAGGGCTCAAGGGTGGGATCGTTGTCTGCGGGTTCATTCCCCGTCTGTTCATAACTGGCATCCAGGGAGCCAGCGCGACGTTTCAGTTTTCTGCGATTCGTCACAGCTGCGTTGTAGGCAATCCGAAACAGCCAGGAGTAAAACGACGCTTCCTTGCGAAATGTTCCGAGTTTTTCAAATGCGGACAGGAATGCTTCCTGAGCGACATCGCGCGCATCATGAAACGAGCCCAGCATGTGAACAAGCGTACCGCATAGTCGATCCTGATACCGCAAGACCAACTCTCCGAACGCTTCGTTGTCCCCAGCCAGGGTTTTTTCGATCAGCCGGATATCGTCTGACTTCACACTCACCCTTTTTTGTATCCTCCGAAAACCTTATTGATGAAAATCTTCCCTGGGTCTGAGAGGCCAATTTCAAGTTTCCGGAACAGTCCTTATCACATTTTCAGTCTTTTTCGCGTTCGTATAGATCAATCATCGATTGACTCTTGGACGACTTTTCTCACGTTTCAGTTCCTGAAAACGAACTGATTTCATGAAATTCCGAAGATTGACGCCTCAGACATCCCTGGCTCT from Thalassoglobus polymorphus includes the following:
- a CDS encoding polyprenyl synthetase family protein, whose translation is MDIATNSSSAPSSDVAVSESAPTGEAITTKTAKQHDDAPTPRKRNKRKSSAHLKAVPETLALRDLIKADAEAFAKTLDKANAFTRSDLEQWGREFLKKIDQPEKYLGFAMVMIGNYFWKRQFLATPFERRMLLLPHCLKHAEGCPADYDEFGLDCEKCGACSIADYKVRADQLGYKVLVAEGSPIVLKIIVEGYVDGILGVACLNVLEKAIDKVLIAGVPSFAVPLHSSDCKNTSLDESWVWEVLDKYEPLEEQETRSYVPLMRSSVDIFTKQFDELLPRVRSNTPEKAKSPLGMTEDIAYDWLSNGGKRFRPFITLAAYDAATGGEIVNGRHDRDNPVQFSPAISKVAMAIEAFHKASLIHDDIQDNDLYRYGRETLHRTQGIGPAINIGDYLIGLGYRLVNESREELGSDVACDILDSMAAAHIKLCDGQGAEMAWQDSPDWDITPLDALQIYALKTSPAFEAALFSGLRMAGEVDPYREIIPQFSRQLGVGFQILNDLKDWQGDDHNKLVAGQDALALRPTILLALALQLATPEQRIEIREIYESSGNDLMRIGKLRKIFVSCGAFEKAEGLIEKSRERSEALADSVESDEIRQLLYFFVDSILAEEGEPTPLEQQQAADSMLVSLPIVS
- a CDS encoding RNA polymerase sigma factor; its protein translation is MVSQTDWVERLNSESANRDEAITQLRAILIRGLQKALSSKGVDNAFVEDITQDALLRILDSLETFEGRSQFTTWAMAIAIRTAVSEMRRRHFKDVSLEQVINHDDGQVVELEDSDTVTVSATLDKEILYANLRRLIESDLTQHQQTVIRALLGGMPVETIADRLGTNRNAVYKTMHDARTKLKRAFESSGVSREDIQGILAGGA
- the queF gene encoding preQ(1) synthase — encoded protein: MTVPSQNILETFENPFPKRTYTIDTVCPEFTSMCPVTGQPDFGTLTISYIPDQKCVELKSLKLYLQEYRNHGAFYEQVTNLILDALVAATQPRWMKIEAAFTPRGGIRTTVIVEHPDAATE
- a CDS encoding anti-sigma factor family protein, with amino-acid sequence MALPFSEDLLSAYLDGETNPEETALVERLLAEQPELQSELHQLTDLSQSIQALPRIPAPDDFVQSVLSEVNQRRPVQPKSPSSMPEEKSRSSRLWKNGLIAASLLVAVGLFSLRLREAKMPLEMAANSEIGDRLEADSVAFTNAPAGEAESALKDAGALTSESSIALKESPPFPLASMELNSETIPADDLTIAAVPRVVTLDKETIANRLSSLSDTPKSGDEVSVVAMNGDSPILVDFTVIDAQKTLGQLQVLLKNHSVQAVSVGQDFESKLDSDQKLVAIYLDLDEPVFEEILSQVSAIEAVVFVSEEAEQAAGLGQSGEAKSRKQQYSLTRRDFAQPMAARGVKTSPADGHQLRTLDRSKLKSSQENESTSRVKTISTEQQFRFDMSSVRETSKASMYSDSAKPAPDSAEPFLEENSLSGPKPTPPPPSLPIRATGGMRREQSADLKNAPSPRRNVLEGTEPAATKPMSKASAQSRSSDAPGASAKEQENAPERIRALLLLREEQE
- a CDS encoding RNA polymerase sigma factor; translated protein: MSVKSDDIRLIEKTLAGDNEAFGELVLRYQDRLCGTLVHMLGSFHDARDVAQEAFLSAFEKLGTFRKEASFYSWLFRIAYNAAVTNRRKLKRRAGSLDASYEQTGNEPADNDPTLEPSHNLQTEEKIQQVQTALNQLAPDYRDSLILKEMEGMRYDEIAAVLGCPIGTVRSRIHRARLELREILERMTEKEPETT